The genome window AAAAAGTGGTTTCGCCTCAAACAGTGGCACATGTGCTGCCGGTTATGGCCACCTGCGGCCTTTACGACGACTCCGGCATCTGGTTCTATAACGTTGGTTTGCCAGCTAAAAGTGGTGTTGGCGGCGGTATAATGGCCATTGTGCCCGGTCAGTATGGTATTGCTGCATTTTCACCAAGGCTGGATGAAGCCGGAAACAGCATCCGTGCCCAGCGGGCAATAACTGACATAGTAAATAAGCTTAACCTGAACCCATACCTGATACATTCCAATACTTCTGGTGCAGCTAAAAAGTGAAGGTATGAAGACAGGTTTAAATGAAAGCTTGCTGCAGGCTAAGGTATGGACAGGTCCTGTTAAATATAGAATAATCTCCTCAGGTTGGTTAAAAGAAGCCAGTGCGATCATACTTCTGATCGTACTGGCACTTTTTTCACCAGCCCGATTACAGGCACAGGACGACACAAAGGTAGAAGCTTATGATACACTGAAACTGGAACTGGAGAAATACCCCAATACAACTTCAGGAGAGTTTACGCCGGGCCGGGGATTCGATATTTATAAAAGTAAATGGGGAAGTCTCAACCTGAGCATTTATGGCTTGTTCCGCTATATTAACCAGCAAGACTCCGACAGAAAATATATAGATCACCTGGGCAGGGAAAAGCCGGTAGATCCTCGACAGGATTTCCAATGGCATCGTACATTTGTTTGGGCTTCCGGCTTCTTTTATACTCCCAGGTTCAGGTATGTTATTAGTCTGTGGTCCTTACCTACAACAGACCAGACGCTCTTATTTGGTAACTTTCAGTACCGCTTTCACCGAGCCGCTACATTGGGCGCGGGTATCGGCCCCAATCTTGGTGTGCGGTCCATGCAAGGTCCGTGGCCATTCTTTATGTCATCTGACAGGATCATGGCTGAGGAAGCCTTACGACCTGGCTTTACATCGGGTATCTGGGTGAACGGAGAAGCACTGCCCCGGTTACACTACTGGCTGTTTATGGGTAATAACATGAGCCAACTAGGTATAACTGCCAACCAGCTTACCCGGCATCTTACTAAAAGTGCCAGCGTTTGGTGGATGCCTACTACAGGAGAGTTTGGCCCAAGGGGTGGCTTTGGAGATTTTGAGCAGCATGAAAAAGGCGCTACCCGCTTTGGAGCCTCATTCGTTTATGCTCGTGAAGACAGGTCAAATGCCATTTCTAATCCAACGCCGGCCAGTACCCAGATCCGCATCTCTGATGGCTCTTATCTGTTTGAAACCGGCGCTTTAGCTGATGGCGTTACCGTGCAGCGTGCTAACTATGAGATTCTTTCTGTAGATGCCGGTTGGAAGTATAGAGGACTTCACCTGCAGACGGAGTTCTTTTTCCGCAGGCTCTATGATTTCAATTCTACCGGTCCGTTGCCTATAAGCGAAATCAATGATAACGGATTTTATGTTCAGGCTTCTTATCCTATTATCAAGAAGCGGTTGCATATGTATGGTGCATACTCCATGGTGGTGGATGAGTTTGATCGGGATCCCTGGGAGGTTGTAGGGGGCCTGAACTATTACCCTTCAGGTACCAGAAACTGGCGCTTAAACCTGCACGCACTACGGGTAGAGAAATCGCCTGCCGGCTCACAGTTTGGCTTTTACGTTCCCGGGCAAACTGGTGCAACACTTTCAATAGGAACCGATATTCTGTTATGATGTAATTTCAAAACAAGGCTTTTCACTTCAAAGTATTCAATGAAGAACCTTCTACTATCTACACGCTCTAGCCGGGTTGTCAGTATTATAATTTCTGCCATACTGCTGATGCTGTTTTTAACACATACTGCTGAAGCCCAAAAGAGAAACAGGCAAACCCAGGCACCTCCTGACAATACCTTTCATGATTCCCATTTTCACCTGACTAACTACATCCAGGAAGGCGTCGATATTCATAAGTATTTAGAAATTATGGGCAGCCGCGTTGGCCGGTCTACGCTGTTTGGCATACCCTTGCAACAAATGTGGTATTACCCTAACTCAGGCAACTATGCTCCTACTTATTACCTGCAAAGCGATGCCCCACTCTATTATTATTCTTTTACTGACGCTTATATAGCAAGTATCTATAACTCTCTTTCAAAAGAAGAGAAACAACGCTTCGACCCTATGATTATAGGCTTTAACCCGGCTGATATGTATGCAAAAGCTCATATAAAAAGGGTGCTCCATACTTTTCCGGGTGTATTTACCGGTATCGGAGAATTCAGCATACACAAAGAGTTTGTTTCTGCAAAAGTAGCCGGTGAAGTTGCCAGCCTTACCAATCCTGCCCTTGACAGCCTGCTGGATTTTGCAGGAGAAGTTGGCTTGGTGGTGCTTTTTCATAATGATATGGATATGCCTTTTGCCAAAGCCGGTACAGAGCCAATATACTTAACCCAAATGAAAGACTTACTGAAAAGACATCCCAAAACAACAATTATCTGGGCACATGTGGGCTTAGGAAGGATAGTACGCCCGATTCAGGGCTCCCCTTCGGCTCCGTCAACAGAACGCACGCCCAGGCAAATGCAGATTGTGGACGATATTCTTTCGGACCCTGCGCTACGGCATGTATACTTTGATATCTCCTGGGATGAGGTTGCCAAGTACATTGTGGCTTCGCCGGAAGTGCTACGAAATTCTATCACAATTCTTAACCGATATCCTGACCGTTTTCTTTTTGGATCAGATGTGGTAGCACCTACAAGTCCGGAGATGTATTATGCAGTGTACAACATGTACGAGCCACTTTGGAAGGGACTTAAACCGGAAACCAGTGAAAAATTACGGAAGGGTAATTACGAGCGGATTTTTAACGAAGCCAGGCAAAAAGTACGACAATGGGAGAAGGTGCATGTAAGTACCGGAGCTAAAAAATAGCAAGATCCAAAATATTAAAACTATATGAGCCAGGTAAATTCAGGAATCGTTAGCGAGCCTAAACAGGAAAAGAAGGGACAGGGAATCGGGCAATTCTTTAGATCTATACCTGCTTGGGCTTTGTTTTTGATTGTTGTATCGGCTTGTATAGTAATTGCTGGCCTTGGATCCTGGATCGGGCAAGTAAGGTATCAGTCTGGAGCCAGAGAATCTGAGCAGCACCTTGGTACTGCGGTTGCAGCTATACTTGGGCTGCTGGCATTTATGCTGGGTTTTACCTTTTCCCTGACCTGGAGCCGCTACTCCAACAGAAACACCCTTGTTATACAGCAGGCAAAAGCCCTTGAAGCATGCTACCTGCATACCAGCCTGCTACCAGAAAACCAACGATCAGAAATTCAAAATTATTTAAAAGAATACATTGATATCCTGCTTGTTATCCAATCTTCAAAAGAGGTAGAAAAGCTGCTGGAACGGTTAGAGGAACTGCACGCTTCTATTTGGCGAGTTACATCATCCCTGGCTCAGGCAGATATGGATTCTGAGTTGAGGTCACAGTTTATCAGTTCAGTGAAAGACGTTTTAAATATAGCCCTGGAAAGAAGAATTGTAGCACTTAAGTTCCGGATTCCTGCCCCTATCTGGTCATCACTTTTGGTTCTCGCAGGTATGGGTATGCTTGCTTTTGGTTATCAAACCGGCATTACAGGTTCGAGTAGAACATTCGATATGCCGT of Pontibacter deserti contains these proteins:
- a CDS encoding porin family protein, yielding MKTGLNESLLQAKVWTGPVKYRIISSGWLKEASAIILLIVLALFSPARLQAQDDTKVEAYDTLKLELEKYPNTTSGEFTPGRGFDIYKSKWGSLNLSIYGLFRYINQQDSDRKYIDHLGREKPVDPRQDFQWHRTFVWASGFFYTPRFRYVISLWSLPTTDQTLLFGNFQYRFHRAATLGAGIGPNLGVRSMQGPWPFFMSSDRIMAEEALRPGFTSGIWVNGEALPRLHYWLFMGNNMSQLGITANQLTRHLTKSASVWWMPTTGEFGPRGGFGDFEQHEKGATRFGASFVYAREDRSNAISNPTPASTQIRISDGSYLFETGALADGVTVQRANYEILSVDAGWKYRGLHLQTEFFFRRLYDFNSTGPLPISEINDNGFYVQASYPIIKKRLHMYGAYSMVVDEFDRDPWEVVGGLNYYPSGTRNWRLNLHALRVEKSPAGSQFGFYVPGQTGATLSIGTDILL
- a CDS encoding bestrophin-like domain: MSQVNSGIVSEPKQEKKGQGIGQFFRSIPAWALFLIVVSACIVIAGLGSWIGQVRYQSGARESEQHLGTAVAAILGLLAFMLGFTFSLTWSRYSNRNTLVIQQAKALEACYLHTSLLPENQRSEIQNYLKEYIDILLVIQSSKEVEKLLERLEELHASIWRVTSSLAQADMDSELRSQFISSVKDVLNIALERRIVALKFRIPAPIWSSLLVLAGMGMLAFGYQTGITGSSRTFDMPLVPIAFGVVIVLISDLNSSGVERRFQVTKEPLLEVKKMIEKEIV
- a CDS encoding amidohydrolase family protein; the encoded protein is MLFLTHTAEAQKRNRQTQAPPDNTFHDSHFHLTNYIQEGVDIHKYLEIMGSRVGRSTLFGIPLQQMWYYPNSGNYAPTYYLQSDAPLYYYSFTDAYIASIYNSLSKEEKQRFDPMIIGFNPADMYAKAHIKRVLHTFPGVFTGIGEFSIHKEFVSAKVAGEVASLTNPALDSLLDFAGEVGLVVLFHNDMDMPFAKAGTEPIYLTQMKDLLKRHPKTTIIWAHVGLGRIVRPIQGSPSAPSTERTPRQMQIVDDILSDPALRHVYFDISWDEVAKYIVASPEVLRNSITILNRYPDRFLFGSDVVAPTSPEMYYAVYNMYEPLWKGLKPETSEKLRKGNYERIFNEARQKVRQWEKVHVSTGAKK